The Triticum aestivum cultivar Chinese Spring chromosome 4B, IWGSC CS RefSeq v2.1, whole genome shotgun sequence sequence ACCACGCAAATAACAATCCTCGTGTCTTTTTTTTGACTATACTCTGCTACTCTGACAGCTCTTCACCGAGTCCGTACCACCCCCATTCATATCGCTACAGCTACCTCCCAACCCCTCGCCGCCGTTGGCGCTGCTCCCGCCAATTATGTGGCTGCCGGTGCGGCTGTTGTTGTAGAAGCACACGACCTTGCACTTCAccacgccggcgccggcgacgtACACGTGGAACCCCGGCGCCACCATCATCTTCACGCTGGCCGGCTCCAGCCGCCCGGCGCGCGAGGCCGCGGCGTCCTCCATGAACCGCGAGTCGAAGCGCGCGCCGCGGTCCACGCGCACGACGGGCAGCGGCGGGTGCACGGACCGCGCCAGGAGGCGCACCCCCCACACGCCCTTGGCCGCCAGGAAGAAGGCCTGCAGCAGCGGCTCCGGCCAGGGGCGCGCGCGCGCCCACCCGAGGGAGGACACCACCTCGCTCATCTTGGCGTCGCAGAACCGGCTCAGCCCGTCGCTGTAGTGCTTCGTCCCGTGGATGAGCACCTCCTCCCAGGTCAGCGCCGCCACGGCGTGGTACGCCGCGAGGTTGGCCTCGCACCGGCCCGCCGGGTCCGCGGTGTGGACGTCGCCCTCGGTGTCGAGCTCGAAGTCCGCGTGGAAGGCGCGGTTCAGGAAGCTCTCGAGGTTGGGGCCGGGGCTCGCGGGGCTGCGCAGGTGGGTGGAGAGCGCGCGCGTGAGGTTCCGCACGGTGGCGCGCGCAGTGGAGACGGCGCGGAGGAAGGACTCGACGGGGaagacggcggcggccggcgtggggaGCACGCGGGCCTCGAGGCGCGCGAGCTTGAGCTCCAGCTCCGCGAGGGACTGCTTCAGCCGCGAGGTCTCCTCCACCGCGTCGTCCCGCGTCCGCGTGGCGGCGGCGAGCCGCCGCG is a genomic window containing:
- the LOC123092764 gene encoding IRK-interacting protein; protein product: MVSSPSPSPPTFTSAVSETKRHAGAPTTASEKLDQKYAHSATPLHGHGGAKKTPRRGRSEGGAADSAAYVAAVSCSDCRFKQRALAPASPGAVIRSLFVSLTRRSTPRSSPSPTSASEGDGGEGEQWRLAAADLSRRLAAATRTRDDAVEETSRLKQSLAELELKLARLEARVLPTPAAAVFPVESFLRAVSTARATVRNLTRALSTHLRSPASPGPNLESFLNRAFHADFELDTEGDVHTADPAGRCEANLAAYHAVAALTWEEVLIHGTKHYSDGLSRFCDAKMSEVVSSLGWARARPWPEPLLQAFFLAAKGVWGVRLLARSVHPPLPVVRVDRGARFDSRFMEDAAASRAGRLEPASVKMMVAPGFHVYVAGAGVVKCKVVCFYNNSRTGSHIIGGSSANGGEGLGGSCSDMNGGGTDSVKSCQSSRV